In a genomic window of Bradyrhizobium ontarionense:
- a CDS encoding TetR/AcrR family transcriptional regulator: MVYRRTHQVVKRLAARRSAILAAARETAAEGGMSAVQIAPVAIRANVAAGTVYRYFPSKADLISELIAEVSRDELTAVRRAADAAPGPSSALAAAVSTVAVHVLSQRKLAWGILAEPVDVDVTASRIASRREIVGEIASRIDAAVRAGHLPAQDTQLAATALLGALHEALVGPLATDTLEDPARLRDTVQAVTLLALRAVGVMDARARGLVVQAVLLPVKSLVGA; encoded by the coding sequence ATGGTCTATCGGCGAACCCACCAGGTCGTGAAGCGGCTGGCCGCGCGGCGTAGCGCGATCCTGGCCGCCGCGCGCGAAACCGCCGCCGAGGGCGGCATGTCCGCCGTTCAGATTGCACCGGTTGCGATCCGGGCCAATGTCGCGGCCGGGACGGTCTATCGTTATTTCCCTTCCAAGGCCGATCTGATTTCGGAGCTGATCGCCGAAGTCTCGCGCGACGAGCTCACCGCGGTCAGGCGCGCTGCCGACGCGGCGCCGGGGCCGTCCTCGGCCCTCGCTGCGGCGGTTTCCACCGTGGCCGTTCATGTCCTGTCTCAGCGCAAGCTCGCCTGGGGCATCCTGGCCGAGCCGGTCGATGTCGACGTGACCGCGTCGCGGATCGCGAGCCGCCGCGAAATCGTCGGCGAGATCGCCTCGCGAATCGATGCGGCCGTGCGCGCGGGCCATCTGCCTGCGCAGGACACCCAGCTCGCGGCAACCGCGCTGCTCGGCGCACTGCACGAGGCGCTCGTCGGACCGCTGGCGACCGACACGCTCGAGGATCCCGCCAGGCTCCGCGACACAGTCCAGGCGGTCACCTTGCTGGCGCTGCGCGCGGTCGGCGTGATGGATGCACGCGCCCGCGGACTCGTCGTGCAGGCGGTGTTGCTGCCGGTCAAGAGCCTCGTCGGCGCATAG
- a CDS encoding glycosyltransferase family 87 protein, which produces MADTSSVAAIPPQHDPVPRSLFAICFVLACVNAAFFPAGLWSGAWIWDGQGLGIPTDFVNVWAAGKLALQGQPALAWDWDVQRQVELELLRQDFPGYFAWHYPPPFLLVAAFLAQFPYAVAFIGWVYASFIPYALVMRAIVGRGFGLLLAAGFPALFSNALVGQNGCLTAALVGGTLYLLPVRPVLAGICLGFLTYKPQYGLLFPVLLIATQRWTAFVSASLTAIVLALMSWLAFGFESWHAFFHWLPRFSQAFLTEGKATWWKLQSLFSLVRYFGGSEALGWTFQWVLTAAVAVVLVTLWRSPVRYSLKAAALAVGLLLTTPYLFMYDMMVQAIAVAWLVRIGLNEGFRRYELPALGCIAALQVTFMLSGIPLGLAANVIVAALVLARAGSWWRRQPAPSEAALAAA; this is translated from the coding sequence ATGGCTGACACTTCTTCTGTCGCCGCAATTCCACCGCAGCACGATCCCGTTCCGCGCAGCCTGTTCGCGATCTGCTTTGTGCTCGCCTGTGTCAACGCCGCTTTCTTTCCCGCCGGCCTGTGGTCGGGTGCCTGGATCTGGGACGGACAGGGGCTCGGCATTCCCACCGACTTCGTCAATGTCTGGGCCGCCGGCAAGCTCGCGCTGCAGGGCCAGCCGGCGCTGGCCTGGGACTGGGACGTCCAGCGCCAGGTCGAGCTCGAGCTGTTGCGACAGGATTTCCCCGGCTACTTCGCCTGGCACTATCCGCCGCCGTTCCTGCTGGTGGCGGCGTTCCTGGCGCAGTTTCCCTATGCGGTCGCCTTCATCGGCTGGGTCTATGCGAGCTTCATTCCCTACGCGCTGGTGATGCGCGCGATCGTCGGCCGCGGCTTCGGCCTGTTGCTCGCGGCCGGCTTTCCGGCCCTGTTCTCGAACGCCCTGGTCGGACAGAACGGATGTCTCACTGCGGCTCTCGTCGGCGGCACGCTGTATTTGTTGCCGGTCCGGCCTGTCCTGGCGGGCATCTGTCTCGGCTTCCTGACCTACAAGCCGCAATACGGCCTGTTGTTTCCGGTTCTGCTGATCGCCACCCAGCGCTGGACGGCGTTCGTCTCCGCAAGCCTCACCGCGATCGTGCTGGCGCTGATGTCCTGGCTCGCCTTCGGCTTCGAGAGCTGGCACGCCTTCTTTCATTGGCTGCCGAGGTTCTCGCAGGCGTTCCTGACCGAGGGCAAGGCCACGTGGTGGAAGCTGCAGAGTCTGTTCTCCCTGGTGCGCTATTTCGGCGGCTCCGAAGCGCTCGGCTGGACCTTCCAATGGGTGCTGACCGCTGCGGTCGCGGTGGTGCTGGTGACGCTGTGGCGCAGCCCGGTACGCTATTCGCTGAAGGCCGCGGCGCTGGCGGTCGGGCTGCTGCTGACCACGCCCTATCTGTTCATGTACGACATGATGGTGCAGGCGATTGCCGTGGCGTGGCTGGTCCGGATCGGCCTTAACGAGGGCTTTCGTCGTTACGAACTGCCCGCGCTCGGCTGCATCGCGGCGCTCCAGGTCACGTTCATGCTGTCCGGCATTCCCCTAGGGCTTGCCGCCAATGTGATTGTGGCCGCACTCGTGCTGGCGCGGGCTGGATCCTGGTGGCGGCGGCAGCCGGCGCCCTCCGAAGCGGCGCTCGCGGCGGCCTGA
- a CDS encoding alpha/beta hydrolase family protein, which translates to MPLPRLILALALCLIWPAASLAQDKGPVRVTSDVSYEYLARWDVDRLNKILTVDTPKFAGITVTYTAARNAVRLYRITYSSVVPERGNKPITATGLLAVPEISDTTLPMISYQHGTVYGKQEVPSFPEQSPETQLMIAQFAGQGYLVIGADYFGMGLSTAPEGYMVKASHQQATYDMLRASRAVLDQLKLASSRLAIAGWSQGGFVTMAYLEKLESAGVPVAAAATASAPVDVFVALNGFLNFPRSNDASWVNSLFILSAFSFENYYGVPGLARSVISDAYYDVARKAYEREPFNVADVPSDLHKLLKPDYFDAQYFATSSYGRLVAQTQAYRWIIKTPVRNYYGETDEAISTGLGRLAMTYQQAIGAGNTKVEAVSTGPTTHRGTFATAVPQWKAWFDKP; encoded by the coding sequence ATGCCCCTTCCCCGTCTCATCCTAGCGCTGGCGCTCTGCCTGATCTGGCCGGCCGCGAGCCTGGCCCAGGACAAGGGGCCGGTGCGCGTCACCTCGGACGTCTCCTACGAGTATCTCGCGCGCTGGGACGTCGACCGGCTGAACAAGATCCTGACCGTCGACACGCCGAAATTCGCCGGCATCACGGTCACCTACACGGCAGCCCGCAACGCCGTCCGGCTCTATCGCATCACCTATTCCTCCGTCGTCCCCGAGCGCGGCAACAAGCCGATCACCGCAACGGGGCTGCTCGCGGTCCCCGAGATCAGCGACACCACGCTGCCGATGATCTCCTATCAGCACGGCACGGTGTACGGAAAACAGGAGGTGCCGTCGTTTCCGGAGCAATCGCCGGAGACGCAGCTGATGATCGCGCAGTTCGCAGGCCAAGGCTATCTCGTGATCGGCGCCGACTATTTCGGCATGGGCCTCTCGACCGCGCCCGAAGGCTACATGGTCAAAGCCAGCCATCAGCAGGCCACCTACGACATGCTGCGCGCGAGCCGCGCCGTGCTCGATCAGTTGAAGCTCGCGAGCTCCAGACTGGCGATCGCCGGCTGGTCGCAGGGCGGCTTCGTCACCATGGCCTATCTCGAGAAGCTCGAAAGCGCGGGCGTGCCGGTCGCGGCGGCGGCGACGGCGAGCGCGCCGGTCGACGTGTTCGTCGCGCTGAACGGGTTCCTGAACTTTCCGCGCAGCAACGATGCCTCCTGGGTCAACTCGCTGTTCATCCTGTCGGCATTCTCGTTCGAGAACTATTACGGCGTACCGGGACTGGCGCGCTCAGTGATCAGCGACGCCTACTACGATGTCGCCCGCAAGGCCTATGAGCGCGAGCCGTTCAACGTCGCCGACGTTCCGAGCGATCTGCACAAGCTGCTGAAGCCGGACTATTTCGATGCGCAGTATTTCGCGACGTCGAGCTACGGACGCCTTGTCGCACAGACGCAGGCCTATCGCTGGATCATCAAGACGCCGGTGCGCAACTATTACGGCGAAACCGACGAGGCGATCTCGACGGGTCTCGGCCGGCTGGCGATGACCTATCAACAGGCGATCGGCGCCGGCAACACTAAGGTCGAGGCGGTCTCGACCGGCCCCACGACGCATCGCGGCACGTTCGCGACCGCCGTCCCGCAATGGAAAGCCTGGTTCGACAAGCCGTAA
- a CDS encoding autotransporter outer membrane beta-barrel domain-containing protein produces MMTISRAVRRPARVFPVVLLAALASLDGGDAAAQGIFETASAPFTSSYFGEATYAMGGGGCFGRYVHGSAMSASGLAVGSAGKLCETPYMAVNAIEVPIVWAPNTAVGGLGSGTVTELSLPKDRLTSFVSGAATGVDAAGKTVVGVVLGADGTQNDYDIYPYIWRATTAGAFAGVAPTQLSLHGADKDGAAYGISPNAAYATGWSGALQFDASWPNALLTGTSTMQAAVWNLSTNAVQLLGATPDPVISPASSGKAVADNGTVVGWYGLFPRGAFSNDVNLARGSGLLLSDTSGFGDYATIWQPKPFVWTLASGTMSQLGMTPLNNVSTTYAYGEARALNAGNGSVASASVAVGWLGNTATNFEAVRWTTTDNWATHSTLQLAAVAPTDADNLGRLGAVANAVDASGSNIVGRVEYSCTAGSSGSCSQAVYWSVSSDGQSSSGATLASILASLGVGTSNVTLTDATGIAASATSSSLNILILGNGTRNDAGSTQDLFLIQLKRTSSSTPPTSGSITSVLEQQASLASIGVIANQGVAATDAAMGALATAADYYRCTRSAGGEASRWCGFAYGLVAGNTSYGTSGNELAGTFGLARSLTPSTSIGVSIGVAGLRNGLGYGGRFDAPGATFGAYFAHRPETGFQFLAMAVASLHPDLTLTRGYLNGTTLAGSQGQTHASSAGAMARLGWALPVPGAKATVTPFAQLSYVNARVGGFVESGGPFPAVISAFSAAATTLRVGTQLRGSLTQRITVFGGLAWASNLHTDAPLVRGSLLAADCNGAAPLTAFCGLSGLGPRMSRNWIEGNAGLRFELAPGSAAMISANAASQNALTYGLQIGYSRAF; encoded by the coding sequence ATGATGACGATTTCACGGGCGGTGCGCCGTCCGGCTCGCGTATTTCCCGTCGTGTTGTTGGCAGCTCTGGCTTCGCTCGATGGCGGCGATGCTGCCGCGCAGGGCATTTTCGAGACGGCGTCGGCTCCTTTCACGTCGAGCTATTTCGGCGAGGCAACCTACGCCATGGGCGGCGGCGGCTGCTTCGGCCGCTATGTCCACGGCAGCGCAATGAGCGCGTCGGGGCTCGCGGTCGGCAGCGCCGGCAAGCTCTGCGAGACGCCCTACATGGCTGTGAATGCGATCGAGGTGCCGATCGTCTGGGCGCCCAACACGGCCGTCGGCGGATTAGGCTCCGGGACTGTGACCGAGCTCAGCTTGCCGAAGGACCGCCTGACCAGTTTCGTCAGTGGTGCTGCGACCGGGGTCGATGCCGCCGGCAAGACCGTGGTGGGCGTCGTGCTGGGCGCCGACGGCACCCAGAACGATTACGACATCTATCCCTACATCTGGCGGGCCACCACCGCGGGCGCCTTCGCGGGCGTAGCGCCGACGCAGCTGTCGCTGCATGGCGCCGACAAGGATGGCGCGGCCTATGGCATCAGTCCGAACGCGGCCTATGCGACCGGATGGAGCGGCGCGCTGCAGTTCGATGCCAGCTGGCCGAATGCGCTCCTGACCGGCACGAGCACGATGCAGGCGGCCGTGTGGAACCTCTCGACCAACGCGGTGCAACTGCTCGGCGCCACGCCGGACCCGGTCATTTCGCCCGCAAGCTCCGGCAAGGCCGTGGCCGACAACGGCACGGTCGTCGGCTGGTACGGGCTGTTTCCCCGCGGCGCCTTCAGCAACGACGTCAATCTGGCGCGCGGCTCGGGCCTGCTGCTGTCGGATACGAGCGGGTTCGGCGACTACGCGACGATCTGGCAGCCCAAGCCGTTCGTCTGGACGCTGGCCTCAGGCACGATGAGCCAGCTCGGCATGACGCCGCTGAACAACGTGTCGACCACCTATGCCTATGGCGAGGCGCGTGCGCTGAATGCCGGCAACGGTAGCGTCGCTAGCGCGAGCGTCGCCGTCGGCTGGCTCGGCAATACGGCCACGAACTTCGAGGCGGTTCGCTGGACCACGACCGACAATTGGGCCACGCATTCCACCTTGCAGCTTGCCGCGGTCGCCCCGACCGACGCCGACAATCTCGGCCGTTTGGGCGCTGTCGCCAACGCCGTCGATGCCTCGGGAAGCAACATCGTTGGCCGCGTGGAGTACAGCTGCACGGCGGGTAGCAGCGGCTCCTGCTCGCAGGCGGTCTACTGGTCCGTCTCGTCCGACGGCCAGTCGTCGTCGGGGGCGACACTGGCGTCGATTCTCGCGAGTCTCGGCGTCGGCACCAGCAACGTGACGCTGACGGACGCGACCGGCATCGCGGCGTCTGCGACCAGCTCGTCGTTGAACATCCTGATCCTGGGCAATGGCACCCGCAACGATGCCGGCAGCACGCAGGACCTGTTCCTGATCCAGCTGAAGCGGACCTCGTCATCGACGCCGCCGACATCGGGCAGCATCACCAGCGTACTAGAGCAGCAGGCGTCGCTGGCGAGCATCGGCGTCATTGCCAATCAAGGCGTGGCGGCAACGGATGCGGCGATGGGAGCGCTTGCCACCGCTGCGGACTACTATCGCTGCACCAGGTCCGCAGGCGGCGAGGCGTCGCGATGGTGCGGCTTTGCCTATGGACTCGTGGCGGGCAATACGAGCTACGGCACCAGCGGCAATGAGCTCGCCGGCACCTTCGGCCTGGCGCGCTCGCTCACGCCGTCGACCTCCATCGGCGTCAGCATCGGTGTGGCGGGCTTGCGCAATGGTCTCGGCTATGGCGGCCGCTTCGACGCGCCGGGCGCCACCTTCGGCGCCTATTTCGCGCATCGTCCCGAGACCGGCTTTCAGTTCCTGGCGATGGCCGTCGCCTCGCTCCATCCCGACCTGACCCTGACCCGCGGCTATCTGAACGGCACGACACTGGCCGGCTCGCAGGGGCAGACCCATGCCAGCTCCGCGGGCGCGATGGCGCGGCTCGGCTGGGCCCTCCCGGTGCCCGGCGCGAAGGCGACGGTGACGCCGTTCGCGCAGCTGTCCTATGTCAATGCGCGCGTCGGCGGCTTCGTCGAGAGCGGCGGGCCGTTTCCGGCGGTCATCTCGGCGTTCAGCGCGGCGGCAACGACGTTGCGGGTCGGCACCCAATTGCGCGGCTCGCTGACGCAGAGGATCACCGTGTTCGGCGGGCTGGCGTGGGCGAGCAATCTCCACACCGACGCCCCGCTGGTGCGCGGCTCGCTGCTGGCCGCCGATTGCAACGGCGCTGCGCCGCTCACGGCGTTCTGCGGCCTGTCCGGGCTCGGGCCGCGCATGAGCCGAAACTGGATCGAGGGCAACGCCGGTCTGCGCTTCGAACTCGCGCCGGGGTCGGCGGCCATGATCAGCGCCAACGCCGCCAGCCAGAACGCGCTGACCTATGGGCTTCAGATCGGCTACAGCCGCGCCTTCTGA
- the ftsH gene encoding ATP-dependent zinc metalloprotease FtsH has product MNANLRNFALWVIIVLLLLALFTLFQNPGQRASSTDISFSQLLTEVDQGNVRDVVIQGPEIHGTFKNGSSFQTYAPNDPSLVTRLYNGKVSITAKPPGDNVPWFVSLLVSWLPFIALIGVWIFLSRQMQGGAGKAMGFGKSRAKMLTEAHGRVTFEDVAGVDEAKQDLQEIVEFLRDPGKFQRLGGRIPRGVLLVGPPGTGKTLIARAVAGEANVPFFTISGSDFVEMFVGVGASRVRDMFEQAKKNAPCIIFIDEIDAVGRHRGAGLGGGNDEREQTLNQLLVEMDGFEANEGVILIAATNRPDVLDPALMRPGRFDRQVVVSNPDIMGREQILKVHVRKVPLAPDVNLKTIARGTPGFSGADLMNLVNEAALTAARRNKRMVTQSEFEEAKDKVLMGAERRSMVMTEEEKMLTAYHEAGHAIVGLNVPSHDPIHKATIIPRGRALGMVQSLPEADRHSHTREWCVSKLAMMFGGREAEVQKFGAEKVTNGATGDIQQATNLARAMVMEWGMSDKLGRVRYQSNEQEVFLGHSVARSTNISDDTARLIDSEIRGLIEAGELEARRIITEKREHWEAIAQALLEYETLTGEEINDLLKGKKPNRESAVEPSTPRASAVPPAGKPRPRPDPDPGLEPQPQA; this is encoded by the coding sequence ATGAACGCCAATCTGCGCAATTTCGCCCTTTGGGTCATTATTGTCCTATTGCTGTTGGCGCTGTTCACACTCTTCCAGAATCCGGGTCAACGTGCGTCCTCGACCGACATCTCGTTCTCGCAGCTCCTGACCGAAGTCGATCAGGGCAATGTGCGCGACGTCGTGATCCAGGGCCCGGAGATCCACGGCACCTTCAAGAACGGCTCGTCGTTCCAGACCTACGCCCCGAACGATCCTTCGCTCGTGACGCGCCTGTACAACGGCAAGGTCTCGATCACGGCGAAGCCGCCGGGTGACAACGTGCCGTGGTTCGTGTCGCTGCTGGTGTCCTGGCTGCCATTCATTGCGCTGATCGGCGTCTGGATCTTCCTGTCGCGGCAGATGCAGGGCGGCGCCGGCAAGGCGATGGGCTTCGGCAAGTCGCGCGCCAAGATGCTGACGGAGGCGCATGGCCGCGTCACCTTCGAGGACGTCGCCGGTGTCGACGAGGCCAAGCAGGACCTGCAGGAAATCGTCGAGTTTCTCCGCGATCCCGGCAAATTCCAGCGCCTCGGCGGCCGCATTCCGCGCGGCGTGCTGCTCGTCGGCCCCCCCGGCACCGGCAAGACCCTGATCGCGCGTGCGGTCGCGGGCGAAGCCAACGTGCCGTTCTTCACCATCTCCGGCTCTGACTTCGTCGAGATGTTCGTCGGCGTCGGCGCGAGCCGCGTCCGCGACATGTTCGAGCAGGCCAAGAAGAACGCGCCCTGCATCATCTTCATCGACGAAATCGACGCGGTCGGCCGCCATCGCGGCGCCGGCCTCGGCGGCGGCAATGACGAGCGCGAGCAGACCCTCAACCAGCTGCTGGTCGAGATGGACGGCTTCGAGGCCAATGAGGGCGTGATCCTGATCGCCGCCACCAACCGTCCCGACGTGCTCGATCCGGCCTTGATGCGCCCGGGCCGCTTCGACCGCCAGGTCGTGGTCTCCAACCCGGACATCATGGGCCGCGAGCAGATCCTCAAGGTTCACGTCCGCAAGGTGCCGCTGGCGCCGGACGTCAACCTCAAGACCATCGCCCGCGGCACGCCTGGCTTCTCGGGCGCCGACCTGATGAACCTCGTCAACGAGGCCGCGCTGACCGCCGCCCGCCGCAACAAGCGGATGGTGACGCAGTCCGAGTTCGAGGAAGCCAAGGACAAGGTGCTGATGGGCGCCGAGCGCCGCTCGATGGTCATGACCGAGGAAGAGAAGATGCTGACCGCCTATCACGAGGCGGGCCATGCGATCGTCGGCCTCAACGTCCCGAGCCACGACCCGATCCACAAGGCCACCATCATTCCGCGTGGCCGTGCGCTCGGCATGGTGCAGTCGCTGCCTGAGGCCGACCGTCACTCCCATACGCGGGAATGGTGCGTCTCCAAGCTGGCCATGATGTTCGGCGGCCGCGAGGCCGAGGTGCAGAAGTTCGGTGCAGAGAAGGTGACCAACGGCGCGACCGGCGACATTCAGCAGGCCACCAACCTCGCGCGCGCGATGGTCATGGAATGGGGCATGTCCGACAAGCTCGGCCGTGTGCGCTACCAGAGCAATGAGCAGGAGGTCTTCCTGGGTCATTCGGTGGCGCGCTCGACCAACATCTCGGACGATACCGCCCGCCTGATCGACTCCGAAATCCGCGGCCTGATCGAGGCCGGCGAACTCGAGGCGCGCCGCATCATCACCGAGAAGCGTGAGCACTGGGAGGCGATTGCCCAGGCGCTGCTCGAATACGAGACGCTGACCGGCGAGGAGATCAACGACCTGTTGAAGGGCAAGAAGCCGAACCGCGAGTCGGCGGTCGAGCCGTCGACGCCGCGCGCCTCGGCCGTGCCGCCCGCAGGCAAGCCACGGCCGCGTCCCGATCCGGATCCCGGCCTGGAGCCGCAACCGCAGGCGTGA
- the tilS gene encoding tRNA lysidine(34) synthetase TilS produces the protein MSNRRSEDDLPVSAAEAERLFAPFADEAALVLAVSGGPDSMALMWLAARWRGARPMGPRLVAITVDHGLRRDSAREARLVKETARRLDVLHRTLRWRDEKPEAGIPEAARVARYGLLARAARQASASHVVTAHTRDDQAETVLMRLLRGSGIVGLAAMAPVSRREGLLLARPLLEIPKARLVATLQSAGVPFADDPTNRDPTFTRPRLRVLMPALAAEGGDARTLATLAARLARANTAIELMTDGAERYLALLAASRGPANPADDGDSFEPRAFVALPAEIRLRLLMRAINRVGTEGPVELGKAEALLDRLDRTLAGIADGGMAGPGRLKQTLAGALVSLTREAIRIAPAPPRRRRGT, from the coding sequence ATGTCGAACAGACGCTCCGAGGACGATCTGCCTGTCTCCGCCGCCGAAGCGGAGCGCCTGTTCGCGCCGTTCGCGGATGAAGCCGCGCTCGTGCTCGCCGTCTCGGGCGGGCCGGACTCGATGGCGCTGATGTGGCTGGCGGCGCGCTGGCGGGGGGCACGTCCGATGGGTCCCCGTCTCGTCGCCATCACCGTCGATCACGGCTTGCGGCGCGACTCCGCGCGTGAGGCGCGGCTGGTGAAAGAGACCGCGCGCCGGCTCGACGTTCTGCACCGGACCTTGCGATGGCGGGATGAGAAGCCGGAAGCCGGAATTCCCGAGGCGGCACGTGTGGCAAGATACGGCCTGCTGGCACGCGCGGCCCGCCAAGCCAGCGCCAGCCACGTGGTCACGGCTCACACCCGCGACGACCAGGCCGAGACGGTCTTGATGCGGCTCCTGCGCGGCAGCGGCATCGTCGGGCTCGCGGCGATGGCGCCGGTCAGCCGGCGCGAGGGGCTGCTGCTGGCCCGTCCGTTGCTGGAGATTCCCAAGGCCCGGCTGGTTGCGACGCTCCAGTCCGCCGGCGTCCCATTTGCTGACGATCCGACCAATCGCGATCCGACCTTTACCCGGCCCCGCCTGCGCGTCCTGATGCCGGCTCTCGCCGCCGAAGGCGGCGATGCACGGACGCTGGCGACGCTGGCCGCGCGGCTCGCACGGGCCAATACCGCCATCGAGCTGATGACGGACGGCGCCGAACGATATCTCGCGCTGCTTGCAGCCAGCCGCGGACCGGCCAATCCGGCTGACGATGGAGACAGCTTCGAGCCGCGCGCCTTTGTCGCACTCCCAGCGGAAATCAGGCTGAGGCTGCTGATGCGCGCCATCAACCGCGTTGGGACGGAAGGGCCGGTGGAACTCGGCAAGGCGGAGGCGCTGCTCGATCGCCTGGACCGGACTCTTGCGGGGATCGCAGATGGTGGTATGGCCGGCCCGGGACGGCTAAAACAGACGCTTGCTGGTGCGCTGGTAAGCCTGACGAGAGAGGCGATCCGCATCGCGCCCGCACCGCCTCGGCGGCGACGCGGGACTTGA
- the ybgF gene encoding tol-pal system protein YbgF, with amino-acid sequence MSFKFLPSSAAAVLAALVMISSLAMSSLAFAQADDDDPEIRIQRLENQLRQLTGQNEELQYRNRQLEERLRQLQNGAPAAAQPTAAAPPPAQTSPSYGQPAQPAYGQPQYGQSQQPYPQQQPAYAQPQGAAPAPIVSDQPAAGTGGRRRGDAFDPNQNPTAPGAPQALGGGQLPVQGGGGQPPGRAAGDPVNLSAGRGGRSEQSPPAAAAPGGLATAPPTQTPRDEYDLGIGYMQRRDYALAEQTMRSFTQKYPNDPMIGDAQYWLGESFYQRQQYRDAAEVFLAVTTKHEKSSKAPDALLRLGQSLAALKEKEAACAAFGEIARKYPRAAAGVKATVDREQKRVKC; translated from the coding sequence ATGTCATTCAAGTTTCTTCCAAGCAGCGCCGCCGCAGTTCTTGCCGCGCTCGTCATGATCTCTTCGCTGGCAATGTCGTCGCTGGCTTTCGCCCAGGCTGACGACGACGACCCGGAAATCCGGATCCAGCGGTTGGAAAATCAGCTCCGGCAGCTCACCGGTCAGAACGAGGAGCTGCAGTATCGCAATCGCCAGCTGGAAGAGCGGTTGCGGCAGTTGCAGAACGGCGCGCCGGCCGCGGCGCAGCCGACCGCGGCAGCGCCGCCGCCTGCACAGACCAGCCCGTCATATGGCCAGCCGGCTCAGCCGGCCTATGGCCAGCCCCAATACGGTCAGTCGCAGCAGCCCTATCCGCAGCAGCAGCCGGCCTATGCGCAGCCGCAGGGCGCTGCCCCGGCCCCGATCGTGTCGGACCAGCCGGCTGCGGGCACCGGCGGTCGGCGCCGCGGCGATGCGTTCGACCCCAATCAGAACCCGACTGCGCCGGGCGCGCCGCAGGCGCTGGGCGGCGGCCAGCTGCCGGTTCAGGGCGGTGGGGGGCAGCCGCCCGGCCGGGCCGCCGGCGATCCGGTGAATCTCTCCGCCGGCCGCGGCGGGCGTTCCGAGCAAAGCCCGCCTGCGGCTGCCGCACCGGGCGGACTTGCGACCGCGCCGCCGACGCAGACGCCGCGTGACGAATACGACCTCGGCATCGGCTACATGCAGCGCCGCGACTACGCGCTGGCAGAGCAGACGATGCGCAGCTTCACGCAGAAATATCCGAACGACCCGATGATCGGCGACGCCCAATACTGGCTCGGCGAAAGCTTCTACCAGCGTCAGCAATATCGCGACGCCGCCGAAGTCTTCCTGGCGGTGACGACGAAACACGAGAAGTCGTCGAAGGCGCCTGACGCGCTGCTGCGGCTTGGCCAGTCGCTGGCGGCGCTGAAGGAGAAGGAGGCTGCCTGCGCGGCCTTCGGCGAGATTGCGCGCAAATATCCGCGCGCCGCTGCAGGCGTGAAGGCCACGGTCGACCGCGAGCAGAAGCGGGTGAAGTGCTGA
- the pal gene encoding peptidoglycan-associated lipoprotein Pal, with translation MKYQMRILQGLKLAAVFAVALSMGACANKNLTGADGAMASAATPGSQQDFVVNVGDRVFFESDQTDLTPQAIATLEKQAQWLQSYPRYTFTVEGHADERGTREYNIALGARRAQSVRNFLASRGIDQGRMRTISYGKERPVAVCNDISCWSQNRRAVTVLNASS, from the coding sequence ATGAAATATCAGATGCGTATCCTCCAGGGATTGAAGCTGGCCGCTGTGTTTGCGGTCGCGCTGTCGATGGGTGCTTGCGCCAACAAGAACCTCACCGGAGCTGATGGTGCGATGGCCAGCGCTGCGACTCCAGGCAGCCAGCAGGACTTCGTGGTGAATGTCGGCGATCGCGTCTTCTTCGAAAGCGATCAGACCGATCTCACGCCGCAGGCGATCGCGACGCTGGAGAAGCAGGCGCAGTGGCTGCAGAGCTATCCGCGCTATACATTCACCGTCGAGGGGCACGCCGACGAGCGCGGCACCCGCGAATACAACATCGCGCTCGGCGCGCGCCGCGCCCAGTCGGTGCGCAACTTCCTGGCCTCTCGTGGCATCGACCAGGGCCGGATGCGCACGATCTCCTACGGCAAGGAACGGCCGGTCGCGGTCTGTAACGATATCTCGTGCTGGTCGCAGAACCGACGTGCGGTGACGGTGCTGAACGCCAGTTCATAA